One Sphingobium sp. Cam5-1 genomic window, AGATGGCAGGTCGGCCGGGTCCATCATCCGTTCGTACAGCAGCTTGGGACCGACATTGGCGATCACCGCCGCCGCCATGACCTCTTCCCCGCTTTCCAGCCTGACGCCGACGGCCCGCCCGCCGTCCACCAGCACCCGCTCGACCCGCGCCTCCAGGCTGATCTCCACGCCCATCGCGCGGACGACCTTCGCCATGATCTGGGTGATCGTGCCCATGCCGCCGACGCAATGGCCCCATGCGCCCTTCTTGCCGTTCACCTGTCCCATGACATGGTGCAGCAGGACATAGGCGCTGCCCGGCGTATCGGGCGACGCATAATTGCCGACCACCGCGTCAAAGGCGAAGGCCGCCTTCACCGCCTCGCTTTCGAACCAGCCATCCAGAAAGGCGCGCGCCGATTTCAGGAACAGGTCCAGCATGTCGCGCTGCCCGTGCAGCGACAATGCGCCGACGCGCCGTCCCTGCGACAATGCCGCCGTCAGCATGGACAGCCCGTCGCCGACATTGGGCGGAGCTTTCAGCATCATGTCGCGCAGCAGGTCCGCTATCACCTCCAGTGCGTCCTGATAGTGGGGCAGGGCGGCCGCATCCTTCGCGCTGAACTTTGCGAACTCCTCCTGCGTCCTTTCGATGCCGCCGCCCACGTTCAGATAGCGTCCGTCCGGCTGCGGCAGGAAATTGGCGACCGGCCGTTCGATCACGCGATAGCCATGGTCGGGGAGGGCCATGTCGGCGATGACCTTGGGATGCAGCAGGCTGACGGTATAGCTGGCGACCGAATTGCGGAAACCGGGATGAAACTCCTCCGTCACCGCTGCGCCGCCTACGATGTGCCGCCGTTCCAATATGCGGACCCGGTAACCCGCGCGCGCCAGATAGAATGCGCACACCAGCGCATTATGCCCGCCCCCGATAATGACCGCGTCATACTTATACATATGTACAACAACTCACGGGCTTCGGAAAATCCCGTTCTATTCGCCATTTCCTTCACGACTTCCATAACGCCGCGCCAGTCCGGCACAAACCATCAACTGAATCTGGTGAAACACCATCAACGGCAACAATATCGGTCCCACCGCATTCGCCGGAAACAAAACCCCGGCAATCGGCACCCCCGTCGCCAAACTCTTCTTCGACCCACAAAATTGCAGCACCACCGCATCTTCCCGCGACAATCCCAGCAAGCGCCCCAGTCCCCAGGTGAACAGCAGCACCACCACCAAAATCGCAATCGACAACAGCGCGAGCAACAACAATTCTTCCCGCGACACCTTATGCCACAGTCCTTCGACCACTGCGGCACTGAACGCCGAATAGACAATTAACAGTATCGATCCGCGATCCACTCTTCCCAGCATCGCCTTGTGCCGCGAAACAAAGCCGCCAATCCACGGCCGCGCCAGATGCCCCAGCAGGAAGGGCAGCAGCAACTGCAACACTATCCCCTCCACCGCCGATAACGAGATCAGGCCGCCGCTCCCTCCGACGCTGTTCTGCATCAGCACTGCCACCAGCACTGGCGTCAGAACGATCCCTAGCAAGTTGGAGAAGGACGCACTCACCACCGCAGCCGCGACGTTGCCTCGCGCAATCGCTGTAAAGGCGATCGACGACTGCACCGTCGATGGCAACAGCGTCAGGAAGAGCAGCCCCGCTCGCATCTGTCCGGGGATCGCTTCCACCTGCTGCGTCGCCAGTCCGACCAGCGGGAACAGCGCGAATGTCGTTCCCAGCGTCGCCAGATGCAGCTTCCACGCCGTCGCCCCGCCCCAGATCGCCTCGCGCGACAGCTTCGCCCCATGCAGGAAGAACAGCAGCACAATGCCCGCATCCGCAAGGATGCCAACGATATGCGCACCCTCGCCCCGCGCGGGGAGAAAGGAGGCCAGCGCCACCATGGCGATCAGCAGCAGCAGGAAGGGGTCGGCAATTTCCCGGAGACGGCTCATGCCGCGGCTGTAGGCAGTCTGGCGGAAAAAGGATAGACGCCCGGCCGATCAACATATTAGTGGGCGCTTGGGAAATGGAGGCGGTCATGAGCAACGGGATCGAAATTATCGAACAGGGCGGCGTCCTGGAAATCCACATCGACCGCCCCGACAAAAAGAACGCGCTTACCGCGGCCATGTACGACAGCATGACCGCAGCCCTTTCCGACGCATCGGGGCGGAGCGACATCGGCGCTGTCCTGATCGCAGGAAAGGGTGACGCCTTCTGCGCAGGCAATGACCTTAAGGACTTTACGCAAGGACCGCAGGGTGGCGCGGCTGCATTCGCATTCATCCGCGCCATTGCAGGCTTCGACAAGCCGCTGATCGCTGCCGTCCAAGGACTGGCCGTGGGCGTGGGCACGACGATGCTGTTCCATTGCGACCTTGTCTATGCGGCGTCCGACGCGCGCTTCATCATGCCCTTCGTCAATCTGGGCATCGTGCCGGAAGCTGGCTCAAGCCTGCTAGCGCCCGCGACGCTGGGCCATGCAAAAGCAGCGGCGATGCTGTTGCTGGGCGAGCCAATGGACGCCGAAACCGCTGACCGGTCAGGTCTGGTTACAGCTGTGATACCCACCGACGAATTGCTTGATCACGCTCGGGCGAAGGCGGCCACCCTGATGAAGAAGCCGCCCAAGGCACTGGCGGCCACCCGGCGGCTGCTAAAGGGCGATCCTGCCGCGCTGCTCGACAGGATCGAAGAGGAAGCACGGCTCTTCGAACAGATGCTGGAATCCGAAGAGGCTCAGGAAGCCTTCGCTGCCTTCTTCGAAAAGCGCGCTCCTGTATTCCGTCGCGATTGAACTTAGCGGGGAGTTGTCCCTCGGCTGCCTGATAGTCAGAAGACAACCTAAATCGAAACCCTTGCTGGAAAACTCCGGGACGTTCAGCAATATTCTGTCCCTGTGCCGCACAAGACAAGTGTTCAGCGTGAAACGAGACCAAGGCAGATGAGCGACAAGGCCGTAACCACAGCTGAAACCGCGCCCTCAGGGGCGGGCCGCTTCGCCCTTTTGGAGCCATTGCGCCAGCGGACTTACCGCACAATCTGGATCGCCAGCCTGTTTTCGAACTTCGGGCAACTTATACAGGGCGTCGGCGCGGCCTGGCTTATGACGCGGCTGAGTTCATCGCCGCAGATGGTGGCGCTGGTCCAAACGGCCCTCATGCTGCCTTTGATGCTCGTCGCGTTGCCCGCCGGGGCGATCGCGGACATGTTCGACCGGCGCAAGGTGGCGTTGGCTGGCCTTGCCTTCGCATCACTGATGGCGATCTGCCTCACGCTGCTTGCCGGTGCGGAACTGCTCTCTCCCTGGACCTTGCTGCTCTTCTGCTTCCTGATTGGCACGGGCGTCGCCTTATATGGGCCTGCCTGGCAAGCCTCGATCGGAGAGCAGGTAAGCGGTGAACATCTGCCCGCAGCGATCGCGCTCGGCACGATCAGCTACAATGTGGCGCGCAGCTTCGGCCCCGCAATCGGCGGCATTATCGTTGCCTCATTAGGGGCGATGGCGGCCTTTGCAGCCAACGCTTTTTTCTATCTGCCGCTGATCCTCGCCTTCCTGATGTGGCAGCGAGAACATAAGCCTTCGCGCTTGCCCCCGGAAAGGATCGATCGGGCGATCGTGTCGGGGGTCCGCTATGCGGTGCATTCGCCCCCAATCCGGGTCGTGCTTATCCGCACACATGTCGTGGGTCTGGCGGGGGCTTCAGTTTCTGCACTCACCCCATTGATTGCAAAGGATCTGCTGCACGGATCGGCAAGCACCTATGGCTTGTTATTGGGTGCCTATGGCGTGGGCGCGGTGCTGGGCGCGACCGGGCTTGATCTGGTGCGTCGGCGTCTGCGGCCGGAGCAGGCTGCGCGGCTGCTGTCGATATTGCTGGGCGCAATGATCATCCTCGCCGGGATCAGCAGCTACACCCTTCTGACTTGCGCGGCACTACTGGTTGCGGGCTTTGCATGGATGATCCTGGTCGCGCAGTTCAACGTTGCTGTCCAGATGTCAGCACCGCGCTGGGTCACGGCGCGCGCGCTTGCCTGCTATGGCTCGGCGTTGACCGGTGGGCTCGCTCTGGGCGCGTGGCTGTGGGGATCGGTCGCTACTGCTCTAGGAACAGGTGAAGCGATGATGATGTCGGGGGCAGCGATGGTGTTCAGCACTATTCTCGGCCTCGTCTTTCCGTTGGCGCGATCGCTCCCCGATGGATTGGAACAAAGCATACTCAGTCATCAGCCGCAGGTTGGCCTTGCGCTGACCTCGCGCAGTGGTCCCATCGTCGTGGAAATTGATTATCGGGTAGATACTGACAAGGCGCGCGACTTTTATGCCGCGATGCAGAAGGTGCGCAGCGCGCGCCTGCGAAGTGGTGCCTTTGGCTGGTCCGTGGCACGTGACATCGCCGATCCTGAACTTTGGACCGAACATTATCATTGTCCAACCTGGGGAGATTATCTGCACCAACGCGATCGTATGACGATGGGCGACCGTCAGATCGAGGACGCCGCCAATATATTCCATATGGGTCGCAGCGAGGGGCGGGTGCGCCGACGCCTTGAACGGCCAACCGGATCTGTGCGGTGGCGGGCAGACACGCCTGACCGCCGCGACGAGGCGATCGATATAATTTATCCATAGATCAACCAGTTCGTGCAAGAATGTAGGGAAACGTTGTCAATATAAACAGGCGCGCTAGAATCGCTTTGAAATCGAATTTGGAGAGCGAAATGCCGAGTCAGGCGAAACGGACGGTAGGACGTCCCCGAAGGCTGACGCTAGAAAGGATTGTCGATGCCGCCTGCGAGGTCGGCATCGCCAAGCTGGAAATGAGCCTGGTTGCCGAAAGGCTGAATACCGGCGTCGCCACGCTATATGGCTATGTGCGGGGGCGGGAACATCTGCTGCAACTCGTGGCACAGCGTCTCGTGGGACAAGCGCTGATCAAGGATGAAGGACAGAGTTGGCAGGATATATTGCGCGAACATGCGACAGTTACCTATCGTCTCTTTCAGTCCCTGCCTCACCTCATCACCAATCTGATCGGAAAAGAACCCGAACAGCATTCGTTTGACTATTCGCAGAGGGTCCTCTCGATGCTGGAGGCGAGGGGGCTCCCTCCTGCTGTGGCCCTGAACGTTTATATCGAGATAAATCAGGTCGTAATCGGTGCTGCGATCAGCATGATGCGGAGGGAGGTGCTGATTCAACTCCCTGAGTACGAGACTGAAAATTGGGGGCCGCTGCCGGACATCCTCGGCGATTATTGCACAACATTGGAGCGGATCATCTCTGGGTATGAGGCGGAACTGAGTTCGGGTGAAGACGAAAAGTCGCCCCAAAACGCCTGAAAAATCGGCTCGCGCTCTTGTAACTGATTAAATATTCGGCATGCGACAATGGAAGAAATATCTCTCTCCCATCTGGGAGGTTTGATGATTCGCGCCTTCTGTCATCTGGGTCAGCGAAAGGCTGGAAAAGACGATGACAGATAGCAAAACGCTCACCCACCTGGCGCGCCTGGAAGCGGAGAGCATCCATATTCTGAGAGAGGTTGTGGCCGAGGCTGAAAAGCCGGTCATGCTATATTCCGTGGGCAAGGACAGCGCCGTGATGCTGCATTTGGCCCGCAAGGCATTCTATCCTTCGCCGCCGCCCTTTCCGCTGCTGCATGTCGATACGACCTGGAAGTTCCAGGAAATGTACAAGCTGCGCGATCGCATGGCCAAGGAAAGCGGCATGGAGCTGCTGGTCTACCACAATCCCGAAGCGCAGGAGCGCGGGATTAACCCGTTCGACCACGGCGCGCTGCATACCGACATGTGGAAGACCGAAGGTTTGAAGCAGGCGCTCGACCTTTATGGCTTCGACGCGGCATTCGGCGGCGCCCGCCGCGACGAGGAAAAGAGCCGTGCCAAGGAGCGCATCTTCTCCTTCCGCACGGCATCGCATGGTTGGGACCCAAAGAACCAGCGTCCGGAACTGTGGAACCTCTACAACGCCAAGAAGAACAAGGGTGAAAGCATCCGCGTCTTCCCGATCAGCAACTGGACCGAACTGGATATCTGGCAGTATATCCACCTTAACGATGTGCCGATCGTGCCGCTCTATTTTGCCGATAAGCGCCCGACCGTTGAGCGTGACGGCATGCTGTTGATGGTGGATGACGAGCGCTTCCCGCTGAAGGAAGGCGAGACGCCGGTGATGCGGTCGATCCGCTTCCGCACGCTGGGCTGCTACCCGCTGACCGGCGCGGTGGAGAGTGAGGCGAAGACGCTTCCGGAGGTCATCCAGGAAACGCTGCTGACCACTACGTCCGAACGCCAGGGCCGCGCCATCGACAAGGATGCAGGCGGAGCTGGCATGGAGAAGAAGAAGCAGGAGGGTTACTTCTGACGCACCACGGAATGCGCAAGTGTTCCGAAGCGTCAGCCCCAGCGCAGGCTGGGGCCTCGGGCCTGATGGTAGACCATTTGAGGCTCGGCCCTTCCCCAGATCAACGAGATCCCGGCCGATGCCGGGATGACGGGACAGATGACATGACCGACATTCTCGACGAACCTATTTACAAGACCGACGCCCTCATTGCCGAGGATATCGACGAATATCTGAAGGTGCATGAGCACAAGACGATGCTGCGCTTCATCACCTGCGGGTCGGTGGACGATGGCAAGTCGACCCTGATTGGCCGCCTGCTTTATGACAGCAAGATGATCTTCGAAGATCAGCTCGCCGCGCTGGAGGCGGACTCCAAAAAGGTCGGCACGCAGGGCCAGGAAATCGACTTCGCCCTGCTGGTCGATGGTCTCGCCGCCGAGCGCGAGCAGGGCATCACGATCGACGTCGCCTATCGCTTCTTCGGGACCGAAAAGCGCAAGTTCATTGTCGCCGACACGCCAGGCCACGAACAATATACGCGCAACATGGTGACCGGCGCATCGACCGCCGACCTCGCCGTCATCCTTATCGACGCGCGCAAGGGCGTGCTGACCCAGACGAAGCGGCACAGCTATCTGGCGCACCTGATCGGCATCAAGAACATCGTTCTAGCGGTGAACAAGATGGACTTGGTCGATTATGACCAGGCGATCTATGACAGCATCGTCAAGGACTATACCGAATTCGCGCGCTCGATCGGCATTCAGCATTTCGTGCCGATGCCGATTTCCGGCTTCAAGGGCGACAATATCACTGGCCCTTCGGACAACACGCCCTGGTACAAGGGCCCGGCCTTGATCGAGCATCTGGAAACCGTCGAAGTCAACAGCGCGACCGACGCGGAAAAGCCGTTCCGCATGCCGGTGCAATGGGTTAACCGCCCGAACCTCGATTTCCGGGGGTTTTCCGGCCTGATCGCCACCGGAACCGTGAAGCCGGGTGATGCGATCCGCGTGCTGCCTTCGGGCAAGACCAGCACGGTTACCCGGATCGTGACGCTGGACGGCGACCTTGAAGAAGCGGTGGCGGGTCAGTCGGTGACGATCTGCTTCGCTGACGAAATCGACTGCTCGCGCGGCGACGTCATCGCGCTGGCCGACAATCCTCCACAGGCGGCCGACCAGTTCGAAGCGACCATCGTATGGATGGCGGACGAGGAAATGCTGCCGGGCCGTCCTTATTGGCTGAAGATCGGGACGCAGACCGTTACCGCGACGGTTCAGCATCCGAAATATCAGGTGAACGTCAACACGATGGAGCATCTGGCGGCCAAGACGCTGGACCTCAACGCCATCGGTGTTGCGAACCTGTCCACCGACAAGCAGATCGTGTTCGAGCCCTATGAGCAGAACCGGGCGCTGGGCGGCTTTATCCTGATCGACAAGATCACGAACGCCACAGTGGCGGCGGGCATGTTGCACTTCTCGCTGCGGCGGGCGCAGAATGTCCACTGGCAGGCGACCGATGTCACCCGCGAGTTCCATGCGGGCCTCAAGAACCAGAAGCCGGCCGTGCTGTGGTTCACCGGGCTTTCTGGCGCAGGCAAGTCGACCATCGCCAATCTGGTGGAAAAGAGACTGGCGCGGATGAACCGGCACACCTTCCTGCTGGATGGCGACAATGTGCGCCATGGCCTGAACAAGGATTTGGGCTTCACCGACGCCGACCGCGTGGAGAATATCCGCCGCGTGGGCGAGGTCGCCAAGCTGATGACCGACGCGGGCCTGATCGTGATCACCGCCTTCATCTCGCCTTTCCGGTCGGAGCGCGAAATGGTGCGGCAGATGATGCAGCCGGGCGAGTTCATTGAGGTGCACATCGACACGCCGCTTGCTGAAGCAGAAGCGCGGGACGTCAAGGGTCTCTACAAGAAGGCGCGTGCCGGGGATCTCAAGAACTTCACCGGCATAGACAGCCCCTATGAGCCTCCAGAGGACCCGGAAATCCGCATCGACACCACGGCGATGACTGCCGAGGAAGCCGCTGACGCCATCGTCGCCAGGCTGATCCCATGAGCGGCGGCATGAGCGACGCCGACCTCGCGGCGCATCTTGCCGAAACCGCTGGACGCATCCTGCTTGAAGTGCGCGCCAGCGGCATGTTCAGCGCCAAGGCGCTGGGCAAGGCGGGCGATCAAACGGCCAACCAGTTCCTTGTTCACGCCTTGCGTGAACAACGGGGCGAGGACGGGTTGCTGTCTGAGGAAGAGAAGGACAATGCCGAGCGGCTGAGCCAAAGCCGCGTCTGGATCGTGGATCCTGTCGATGGCACCCGGGAATATGGCGAGGAGCGATCCGATTGGGCGGTCCATGTCGGTCTGACGATCGATGGGCAGCCGGAGATCGGCGCTGTAGCGCTGCCGGGCCTTGACCTGACCGGAACAGGGAAGGGTACAATAGTTCGGTCGGATCAGCCGCAGCCGATCCCGCCTGCACCCGAAAAGCTGCGCATGGTAGTCAGCCGCACCCGCCCGGCCGCCGAAGCTGTCGCGGTCGCGGAAAAGCTGGGTGCCGAGCTTGTTCCGATGGGCTCGGCCGGCGCCAAGGCGATGGCGGTGATATTGGGGCAGGCAGACATTTACCTGCATTCCGGCGGCCAATATGAATGGGACAGTATGGCACCTGTCGCCGTGGCGAAGGCGCACGGCCTGCACTGCTCGCGAATTGATGGCAGCCCTCTGATCTACAATCAGGCAAATGTGTATCTGCCTGACCTGCTCATTTGCCGAAAGGAACATGCTCAGCAGTTATTGGCCCTTATCAGCGAAGTTCAGGTCAGCGCCTGATAATCAAAGCTGAGGACTGCCAATGCCTGTTGCGTGAGGATCGAGCCATGCCGCGCAGCACGCGGCGTGGCTCGAAGCTCGTTTCGTCAAAGAAAACTGCTCGGAAACTGTCGCGCCCAAAGTCAGTTCGCCCGGCTTGACCGAACTTGGTGGAGAGGGAGGTTGCGGCGCTCCAGCCAATACGAGTAACACCTAAAAATCAGAGCCGATTGCGCGATAAAGAGAAATACGGTTTAGCAACAGTTCAAGGTCCGTCGCGATCGCGCTTCGTCGGGCGGAATAGAGCGAGCGCTGGTTCACGAGTGTGGACAGGAACGGATCAATTCCCGCGCGATAACGCTGTTGGGACAAGGCGTAGGCATTCTCATTCGATGCGACGAGAGCTCGCTGAGCCTGCTGCTGTTCGCCTATGGTGCCTGCGCGTGCCAAGGCATCGGCGACTTCACGAAAGGCGCTTTGGATGGCGTTCTCATAGCTGGCTAGAGCAGCCTGTTGCTGCGCCTTGCTATATTCGACATTGCCTTTGATTCCGCCGCCGAAAATGGGAAGGCTCGCCGATGGCGCAGCCGTCCAACTGAATGCGCCGCCCGTGAAAAGCGACGACAGTGCTGAACTGGCGACACCGATCGCTGACGTCAGGCTGATCTTCGGGAACATCGCAGCCCTTGCGGCGCCGATATTCGCATTTGCAGCCTGTAAACGGTGTTCGGCCTGCAGCACATCTGGCCGCTGGAGCAGGACATCTGATGAAATCCCGGCAGGGACTTGGGTAGTCGTGCTGATCAGCGCGGAGAGCGACAGCGGGAGTAGAGCTTCTTCTACCGGCGCTCCGGCGAGCAGATCCAGCGCGTTGCGATCTTGCGCCGCCTGCGTGACCGAGGCCGCGACATCGGAGCGCGCTTGTTCGACGATCGTTTCCGCCTGATGGACGTCAAGCTTGCCGGAAAGGCCGACGCCGTTGAGCGATCGTGTAAGCGCGAGCGTGCGTTCGGCGCTGCTGAGCGTATCACGAGCTACGGTGAGCAATTGCTGGTCCGCAGCAAGCGTTGCATAGGCGCTGGCCGTTTCCGCGACGAGCGCGATGCGCGCGGCGCGCGAGCCCTCCTGGCTCGCGAAATAGGATTGAAGGGCGGATTCACTCAAGTTGCGCAGGCGGCCGAACAGATCGATTTCGAACGCGCTAAAACCGATGTCGGCGCTGTAGCTATCCTGACGTTGGTCATTCCGGCGCGTGAGCGTTGCGTTGGCCTCCGCCGTGACCGTAGGCATCTGCGCGGCCCGCTGAATGCGATATTGGGCGCGCGCCGCTAGAACGTTGGCCAGCGTTACGCGAAGATCGCGATTGTTGATTAGCGCCCGATCAATGATGGTCCGCAGCCGTTCGTCGCCGACCAAAGCCGTCCAAGGCAAACCTGCCTTTTCTGTAGGAAGGGCGGCTGAATATGCGGATCCATTTGGCCAGGCGGGCGGAACGGGCGCGGTGGGCCGCTCATATGCGGGCGCCAGATTGCAGGCGGTCAGCGTCACGGACAGGCCGAGGGGGAGCAAGCGCCTCATGCCGGCACCTCCGACCCGGTGACAGATGAATGGTCCTTGCGTCTGAAAAGCCGCATGATCGTGAAGAAGAACAGCGGCACATAAAAGATGGCAAGCAATGTTCCGGTCAGCATGCCGCCAGCAACCGCCGTGCCGATGGCGATGCGGCTTTGTGCGCCAGCACCATGAGCGAGCGCCAGCGGCATAACGCCCGCGATGAAGGCGAGCGAGGTCATTATGATCGGTCGGAAACGGAGCTTGGCTGCTTCGATCGCCGCGCTCATCGCGTCCTTGCCATCGCGATAGGCAAACTCAGCGAATTCAACGATCAGGATTGCGTTCTTGGCCGCCAGTCCCATCGTGGTGAGGAGGCCTACCTGGAAGAATACATTATTCTCCAGCCCGCGCGCCCACACCGCGACGACTGCCCCGATCAGGCCCAGCGGGATTACGAACAATATTGCGAGCGGCACTGACCAGCTTTCATAAAGCGCAGCGAGGCAGAGAAAGACGACCAGCACGGAGAGAGAATAAAGCAATGGCGCCTGTCCGCCGGACAATTGTTCCTGGTATGAAAGGCCGCTCCAGGCATAG contains:
- a CDS encoding bile acid:sodium symporter family protein, which gives rise to MSRLREIADPFLLLLIAMVALASFLPARGEGAHIVGILADAGIVLLFFLHGAKLSREAIWGGATAWKLHLATLGTTFALFPLVGLATQQVEAIPGQMRAGLLFLTLLPSTVQSSIAFTAIARGNVAAAVVSASFSNLLGIVLTPVLVAVLMQNSVGGSGGLISLSAVEGIVLQLLLPFLLGHLARPWIGGFVSRHKAMLGRVDRGSILLIVYSAFSAAVVEGLWHKVSREELLLLALLSIAILVVVLLFTWGLGRLLGLSREDAVVLQFCGSKKSLATGVPIAGVLFPANAVGPILLPLMVFHQIQLMVCAGLARRYGSREGNGE
- a CDS encoding TetR/AcrR family transcriptional regulator C-terminal domain-containing protein, yielding MPSQAKRTVGRPRRLTLERIVDAACEVGIAKLEMSLVAERLNTGVATLYGYVRGREHLLQLVAQRLVGQALIKDEGQSWQDILREHATVTYRLFQSLPHLITNLIGKEPEQHSFDYSQRVLSMLEARGLPPAVALNVYIEINQVVIGAAISMMRREVLIQLPEYETENWGPLPDILGDYCTTLERIISGYEAELSSGEDEKSPQNA
- a CDS encoding efflux transporter outer membrane subunit, whose product is MRRLLPLGLSVTLTACNLAPAYERPTAPVPPAWPNGSAYSAALPTEKAGLPWTALVGDERLRTIIDRALINNRDLRVTLANVLAARAQYRIQRAAQMPTVTAEANATLTRRNDQRQDSYSADIGFSAFEIDLFGRLRNLSESALQSYFASQEGSRAARIALVAETASAYATLAADQQLLTVARDTLSSAERTLALTRSLNGVGLSGKLDVHQAETIVEQARSDVAASVTQAAQDRNALDLLAGAPVEEALLPLSLSALISTTTQVPAGISSDVLLQRPDVLQAEHRLQAANANIGAARAAMFPKISLTSAIGVASSALSSLFTGGAFSWTAAPSASLPIFGGGIKGNVEYSKAQQQAALASYENAIQSAFREVADALARAGTIGEQQQAQRALVASNENAYALSQQRYRAGIDPFLSTLVNQRSLYSARRSAIATDLELLLNRISLYRAIGSDF
- a CDS encoding MFS transporter, whose amino-acid sequence is MSDKAVTTAETAPSGAGRFALLEPLRQRTYRTIWIASLFSNFGQLIQGVGAAWLMTRLSSSPQMVALVQTALMLPLMLVALPAGAIADMFDRRKVALAGLAFASLMAICLTLLAGAELLSPWTLLLFCFLIGTGVALYGPAWQASIGEQVSGEHLPAAIALGTISYNVARSFGPAIGGIIVASLGAMAAFAANAFFYLPLILAFLMWQREHKPSRLPPERIDRAIVSGVRYAVHSPPIRVVLIRTHVVGLAGASVSALTPLIAKDLLHGSASTYGLLLGAYGVGAVLGATGLDLVRRRLRPEQAARLLSILLGAMIILAGISSYTLLTCAALLVAGFAWMILVAQFNVAVQMSAPRWVTARALACYGSALTGGLALGAWLWGSVATALGTGEAMMMSGAAMVFSTILGLVFPLARSLPDGLEQSILSHQPQVGLALTSRSGPIVVEIDYRVDTDKARDFYAAMQKVRSARLRSGAFGWSVARDIADPELWTEHYHCPTWGDYLHQRDRMTMGDRQIEDAANIFHMGRSEGRVRRRLERPTGSVRWRADTPDRRDEAIDIIYP
- a CDS encoding phytoene desaturase family protein, which gives rise to MYKYDAVIIGGGHNALVCAFYLARAGYRVRILERRHIVGGAAVTEEFHPGFRNSVASYTVSLLHPKVIADMALPDHGYRVIERPVANFLPQPDGRYLNVGGGIERTQEEFAKFSAKDAAALPHYQDALEVIADLLRDMMLKAPPNVGDGLSMLTAALSQGRRVGALSLHGQRDMLDLFLKSARAFLDGWFESEAVKAAFAFDAVVGNYASPDTPGSAYVLLHHVMGQVNGKKGAWGHCVGGMGTITQIMAKVVRAMGVEISLEARVERVLVDGGRAVGVRLESGEEVMAAAVIANVGPKLLYERMMDPADLPSDFRKRIRGFRTASGSFRMNVALSALPDFSCLPGPGEHLQAGIIIAPDMDYMDRAFMDAKTRGWSSAPIVEMLIPSIVDDSLAPPGCHVASLFCQQFAPQLPDGRSWDDARSQAADDVIATVDAYAPGFAASVIARDIFSPLDLERRFGMMGGDIMHGAMTLDQLWAARPVLGHAGYRGPAEGLYMCGAGTHPGGGVTGAAGHNAARVVMKDMALGGRLRRRKRAD
- a CDS encoding enoyl-CoA hydratase, whose amino-acid sequence is MSNGIEIIEQGGVLEIHIDRPDKKNALTAAMYDSMTAALSDASGRSDIGAVLIAGKGDAFCAGNDLKDFTQGPQGGAAAFAFIRAIAGFDKPLIAAVQGLAVGVGTTMLFHCDLVYAASDARFIMPFVNLGIVPEAGSSLLAPATLGHAKAAAMLLLGEPMDAETADRSGLVTAVIPTDELLDHARAKAATLMKKPPKALAATRRLLKGDPAALLDRIEEEARLFEQMLESEEAQEAFAAFFEKRAPVFRRD
- a CDS encoding 3'(2'),5'-bisphosphate nucleotidase CysQ codes for the protein MSDADLAAHLAETAGRILLEVRASGMFSAKALGKAGDQTANQFLVHALREQRGEDGLLSEEEKDNAERLSQSRVWIVDPVDGTREYGEERSDWAVHVGLTIDGQPEIGAVALPGLDLTGTGKGTIVRSDQPQPIPPAPEKLRMVVSRTRPAAEAVAVAEKLGAELVPMGSAGAKAMAVILGQADIYLHSGGQYEWDSMAPVAVAKAHGLHCSRIDGSPLIYNQANVYLPDLLICRKEHAQQLLALISEVQVSA
- the cysD gene encoding sulfate adenylyltransferase subunit CysD, which codes for MTDSKTLTHLARLEAESIHILREVVAEAEKPVMLYSVGKDSAVMLHLARKAFYPSPPPFPLLHVDTTWKFQEMYKLRDRMAKESGMELLVYHNPEAQERGINPFDHGALHTDMWKTEGLKQALDLYGFDAAFGGARRDEEKSRAKERIFSFRTASHGWDPKNQRPELWNLYNAKKNKGESIRVFPISNWTELDIWQYIHLNDVPIVPLYFADKRPTVERDGMLLMVDDERFPLKEGETPVMRSIRFRTLGCYPLTGAVESEAKTLPEVIQETLLTTTSERQGRAIDKDAGGAGMEKKKQEGYF
- the cysN gene encoding sulfate adenylyltransferase subunit CysN, with product MTDILDEPIYKTDALIAEDIDEYLKVHEHKTMLRFITCGSVDDGKSTLIGRLLYDSKMIFEDQLAALEADSKKVGTQGQEIDFALLVDGLAAEREQGITIDVAYRFFGTEKRKFIVADTPGHEQYTRNMVTGASTADLAVILIDARKGVLTQTKRHSYLAHLIGIKNIVLAVNKMDLVDYDQAIYDSIVKDYTEFARSIGIQHFVPMPISGFKGDNITGPSDNTPWYKGPALIEHLETVEVNSATDAEKPFRMPVQWVNRPNLDFRGFSGLIATGTVKPGDAIRVLPSGKTSTVTRIVTLDGDLEEAVAGQSVTICFADEIDCSRGDVIALADNPPQAADQFEATIVWMADEEMLPGRPYWLKIGTQTVTATVQHPKYQVNVNTMEHLAAKTLDLNAIGVANLSTDKQIVFEPYEQNRALGGFILIDKITNATVAAGMLHFSLRRAQNVHWQATDVTREFHAGLKNQKPAVLWFTGLSGAGKSTIANLVEKRLARMNRHTFLLDGDNVRHGLNKDLGFTDADRVENIRRVGEVAKLMTDAGLIVITAFISPFRSEREMVRQMMQPGEFIEVHIDTPLAEAEARDVKGLYKKARAGDLKNFTGIDSPYEPPEDPEIRIDTTAMTAEEAADAIVARLIP